A stretch of DNA from Vanacampus margaritifer isolate UIUO_Vmar chromosome 1, RoL_Vmar_1.0, whole genome shotgun sequence:
GATCTCCAGGCACTTATTTTATTTCGAAATGTCCGATGTTATCAacatgcttttttctttttttttttttaccaacagtTTTATGCACATCAACGGTCAAAATTAATCTCTAGGTATAGATATAGATTGGCTATAGATAGTCCTTAATCACAAAAACGTCTtgaagggcttcacatgcccataGTTGACATATATTAATGACATTCCGTGATCTAACCACAGGCTGCAATGGACTCCGAATGGGCAGCAATTTACATTGGCTGTGATGCTAAATAATATGAACTAAAATACTGCAAGAAGACACAGTTTGTCTGTTGCATGCAATAGCCTTTGAAAGGCAAACGAGCAGATTGAGATTTGTTTTTGAGGTTGTCTGTGTGGTAAATTCGACACTCATTATTCAAGTACCTGCCCACTTTGTGGTTGCTACACGCCCACTCGACCCCGCAAAAATAGCTTAGCGACAACGCACTTACGTCTTGTGCAAAGTTACAACTTCAACATTAGTTGCCAATCTCAGATGAATTGAAGTAAGCagttttttgcattttgaaacCACGATTGTGGTTTTGGTACATTATTACATACACGCACTGGACCTATATTTACATATTGAGTATTTTGAATATTCATGAGAAAActgaacaataaacataacttgAAAAGGGCATCGTGCTCATTTCAATCCCTCGTCTTAAAGAGTCACAACACAATCTTTGTGTCGTCACATTTGTTCTCTTGTTACGTAGCCTTTCTTAGTCGACAGGCTTCCTGACTTGAGACTTTGCTGTTCTTCACTTTTCTAAATGCAGTCTCCAGGCAGCAACAGTGGACATGCTACGACTGCTCGTTTCACATTAGCAGTCAACGAGACGTTCCCTGTTGCTACACAGTCTGTGCCGTTGTGTTGGAAAAAGCTTGGGACTTTACGTTTACAGTCTTGTTTTTGAAAAAGATCCCGATCCTCGTAATGCTGTTTCAATTGTCGAGTTAATTGTGATTCTGCTGTTTCTCCCTCTCCTTTCTTTGCTGTGTTGAACCAAGTTCTAAAACACGGCACAGTTTAACACCGCCATAGGGagtaaaaaagaagaattagATGATGGCATAACTGGATGCTAACTGCTCATAGCACAGTGTTGCGCAACATCTCATCACATAATTGTATATACATTTTATCAGTTTCAACCGTAAGTATAGTACAAGCTTATCTTACTACATCATCCTtaaagatttttgaaaaactacAAGCAATGCGTAACTTCCACTAACAACTAACCAATCAAAGTGACACCAAACAAtattattagttgtttttttaaaaaaaaaaaaaaaatcaggttgaaTATGAATTTCTTCAACTGTCAGCTGACTGGTTTGAACAAAACTGTGGCTACTGCTAATGCTAGTTCAACTATGCAGAGTGGAGGACGGGAGGAAACACTGTTTATAATAACGCATCAGATTTAGattttctggacactcaaagactcCTTACAATGGACACGTTATTCAtgcattcacactctggtggcctgccctggggcaggctgatggaAGCCAATGtgcacctacggcccctccaaccacaaccaaacattcacactatTCATACACAAGCATTAGTGGTGtgtaatgtgtgtgaagtgtcttgcctgCAAGGGCACGATACTGGATGACTAGCTCTACCTCCTAAGCCAtggtcacacacacaaaaaagccttAAATTGCGCACCCTCCAAGCAAGTTAGGTCAGCAGTATGGAAGCATTTAGGAAGATAGTGATaaattattcacacacaaagacaaacttcaagctgtttatcgCCGGCCAAAGTTAACTGTCAagttaaacaaaaccaacaactagcttcatgctaacacataatggagaAACACCATTGACCGGAATGGACGCGACAGTCACGATTTGGAGCCTTGGGTCCTGAGTCCCAGCGGATTTCGCCAACCCGATGTAACGCAGGTCCTTCCAAGCATCTCATTTTTATGCCATGCGCATGTCAATCAAGCAGTTTTGGGAAATTTTTACTGTTAAATTCTTTCCTTTCACGTGACACCAGATTTGTCTTCTTTCTGCTCCTTTCAttctatataaaataatattgttttataatttatattgtctttttcttttacaaataattgaaattatatGAAACATTCTGTTTGCGATCCGCATCTACTCGACGATGGGCGAGTGGAGCGCCACCGGAAACACGTGACCTCTACTGGAAACATGACTtcgagctttttttttaagcatatatatatatatatatattactatttagttaatttgaacaaaacagtattaaaaacatgtagacattttgaatataaACAATGTATACAACAACAACGAAGCCCAACGTACAGACGGATTTAACATCGTCCGTGCATGTACAACGTCCTCAAATCAACCCTGATTTAAATGTcgacctttgttttgttttgtttttaaggaaGACGAAAGTTTTGAAAGAACATTGAGGAgggttaaaacaaagcattaaaTCATGATTGACAAAGTGTTCGGATCATTAGATGTTATATTTTGATTAAGTACAGTCAGTgctattttcctcattaaaaacacatttcaatgttcatttatttatttatttatttatgatgccAGAGTGTCTTAAGAGcacttccattcattttaatgaaatattattcGAGATAATGCCAATTGGCAATCGAGTCATGAGCACAGTCTCGTTTGTTTATTGTCGGTGGCGGCTTATTTACCTGTAGTCTTTGGGGGGTCTCATGATTCCCTTCACTTCTTGATGCCCACGGTCTGTCTCCTGTGATTCCTCTTTGTAGGACAGAAGCAGAGACACCGCGTAGTTCATATGGGAGTTATTGTCCCAGTGATCCCCCTCGGTGGTTTCATAGCGGACAACAAACTCAATGCGAGAGCCGTGGGTGACGTAAGGGGGCGCAAAAGACAGCTTGAAGGAGAACTTATCCGTTTCCTCGTCGTGGGATCCGTCGACATACTCTGCGGGGTGATCGAAGTATGTCTCCCAGTTGTCCATGGTGGACCTGATGTAGACGGCTTTGTGGAAGGACACGTTGAGCACCCGCACGAGGCCGCTGAAGGCGAGGGGCTCGTCTTCCACGGGACCGACGTGCTCCATGCACAATTTATGCGCGCGCACGGCCTGCAGCAACGCGTCTCCGCCGGGGGGCTCAAAGTCCGGGTGCACATGGAACACCGGTTCTCGCTCAGCCGGGCCATACTTCGCCCGCTCTTCATCCCACCTGGCTGAGTCCTCTTCGTCTTCCGAGTCGAAGGCGACGAACTCGCGGACGTCCACCAGGTCTCCGTCCGTCGTGTCGGCGAATGACACTCGCTTTCCGGGGGCCAGCGCCGCTTGGATGCGCAGGTACTCGGCGGTCTCGTCGTGGATGGACGCGCCTCGCCTCCTGGGCACCGGGGAACATCTTGGGATCAGGCGTACGTTCTCGCTCGcctcatcgtcgtcgtcgtcgtcttcgtcATCGTCATCCGCTAAGTGTCCCTCGGCCTCGTCAGGTGACCGGCCAGGTTTGATGGGAGCGAAAAGACTCTCTTGACTTGGTATGGTTAAAAAAGACATTTCTGCTCATGCGAGGACCCCCGAGAAGGATAACACGACTAGCAGCGACGGCGCTGGCTCGCACTGGCGGCACATTACGCGCAATCAGACTGCTCGGTTAACGGTGCGCGGTTAAATGTCATGCATGGGAAACTTGTCCTGACAGCCCTTGTGATCGTGTATCCCCTGCTAAAACATCAAACCTTGGCTGCCGTCGCGGCCTAATTTTAGCCTTGACCTACCGGCATCTCCATGCTCCCAAAGTGTCTTCGAATTGGTATGATCCCCCGACCCCCTCCAGCCCCCTCCCCGGGTTGCTTTTGGTTTAGGCTGGCGCGACGCCGACAAATGGAGATGTGATATTATGGGCTGCAGTCCCGGGAGGCATAAAGTCAATTACTGTACTCCAAATATCATTACAGCTAATTAAAAACGGCAATGTTTTATGACAGTGCGTCAATATATTTTCCGTGatcgttttcttcttcttcttttgcagCCACAGTAATTAGAGGCGGACCGATCCAAATATCAGTACGATACCAATGTCAGTGATAGCAACTAACAAAAGTGTTTCTAAGTAGATTTATCAAGTATTTGTAATTTACTTGGGTATTTTTtatgacaacattttatttgtactaATAGGCTCAATTAATTCATTGTTTGGATTTCAATGGATGACACGATAAAAGACGTATAGAGACACAAAGTCGACTACAATTAAGATCATAATTGTTTGATATTATGGGGTCTCatgagatggggggggggggaaacaaacaaacacagcagGAACAGCAGCGGTAGAGGAATATGAACCGAAGAGAATGACCAACAATGGGAATAGATTTGTAAAAGCAAAATATTCCTCATGGAATGAGTTTGGGACAATGTGCAGtacagtaacattaaaaaagaTGGCTGCACCAGATTTAGTACTACGCCGTAGTCCCCAAATACTCCAAAATCAATGTTAAAATTATACATACAAACAACATAACAAAACTGAGTACAAAATACAAAGTGATGTGTCATCAGAGTTGTGGCGAATGTGTTGTCCTGTGTAAGCCTAAAAACAAGCTTCTGGTGTTCAAAAATGGTTCATCTTGCTAACAATACACCCCCTCCGCCCCACACACCAGCACCACACCACCCAAATTTTTGTCATTAGCTTATTTCGCATTGCTTGTTACTCAGGTTGATAGCAAAACAATGGGAACGAGCTAACGGTTGAAACAACACCATGTTAGAACAGAACAGAATAGATAACACTACACtacaatagaaaacaatatagtacatttttttattcatgatttataattttgttgtactttctttcttctttttaaagaaaacatttaaaacttgACAACGTGGGGAAATTTTTGTTTCTATACATTTACcgctatataatataatataaaattatcggGATGCACGATCGCAAACATTGCCTTGTCGCGTTTTCAACCAGTTAACACACCCTTGAATCCGATTGGTCGAGAGCTTTTAGCGCGACGTGCTACAGCCAATCAGAACGTTGTTTTTCCTTAACTGCGAAAAACGCGGATAGTAAAATAGGATTAAGCAAACACAAACGAATACAAAGAACGCGCGTTACAACATATCCATGATAGCAACGCGATGCATCTTTTTTGACCGTCCTTTGTTTTTCTCCCCTTGCTTTTTCGCAGAAATGTGTCGCCCCGACTCCGAGGACACACGACATGGGTAACGTCGAGCTAACTAGCTTTAGCATTTCAGTGTAGCTTGCTACCGTTTCCCGTAGGCCGCGAGCGAGCTGCATCCTATCCAGTCGTCATTGAGGATGTGAGTTACGTCAAGAGACAAATCATACGATCCGCGCAACCACGACGCTTATCCGGTGTGTCGTTGATTCGGGTGTTTGTGGTTACGGTGACATTTTTCGCAATTGTGCTCGCGGGCTACCTAGCTTGTTAGCTGTTTTGGCTAGCTAGCCAGCATGAGTGAATCGATGGACTGCGAGCAGGGCGCCGACTCAAAACCGAGGAAAAGGTGTCCGTCACCGGACCAGGATGAGGGAGGTTCGATTCCCAGCAAGTCTTCCAAAGTGGACGACGCATGTAATGAAGTGCAGGATGCCTCGGAGCGATGCAAAAACGGGGAGAGTGCGGAAAGAGCTGAACAAGAGAGACATTCAATGCATGAAGAGGGAGCAGAAAGTTCTCAAAGTGCTTCTGCACCTGTCAACAACTCCAATTCTGATGAGCACAAATCCAAGCAAGGCCAGTCATCCAAGGCTGACAGATGTTCTGATGCAAAGGACGATGCAGATGCGAGCACAGGACCCGAGCCTCGCAACCTTCTGGACCAGTCTGATTCCGACCCGGCAGCCATAGCGGCCGCCGAAGCACTCGCCAGCCTCACGGGGAGAGACGGCGAAGACAGCCGAGAGACTCCGTGCTCGTCCAAAAGAGTCAAACAAGCCAAGCAGGGGAGCAAAGCCAATCGGCGTGGGGACCAGCAGGTCCTCGGAGCTCATTCTAAAACGCGGGCAGCCGCTGCTGACAGCTCCACGTGCATGTACAGCGCAGACAGAGAGGACGCGGATGATGCGGAAAACGCAGGCCAAGGTGACGAATCCATGTGTGGATCTTCTTCCGCACCCAGCTCCTCTTTCCCGTCCGAGAACGAGGACAATGAGGACGGTGAGTGCGCCATTGTGTCTGTTAAGATGGCTCCCGAGATGAGACAGTCAGTGGCTCTCCTGGCGCAGGTACAGATGAGACTGGAAGCTCTCGAGAAGAAAAGCGCCTGGCTCCACCAGCGCCTGGAGCTGAAGATCGGCCGCATGCGGCGGCCTCATCTCCAACAGCGCAGCTCCATCACAAAAACCATCCCTGGCTTCTGGGTGACGGCTGTATCCTTCCGTCCCAGACGTTCCCCATCTCCCTGCATGCTTGACTTTGAGTGAATGCTGATTACAAGTAACATGTTTATGCTTTACCTTGACTCTGAGGCGCCAGCTTCTAAACCATCCGCATCTCTCGGCTCACATTGACGAGACGGATGAGGATGCTCTCAGCTACATGACTGATTTGGAGGTAGGCGATACACTTGAAGCGTTTGGCGTATTTTATGTTCGCTTTTGGAAGGattttccaactttttttttttttttttgacagtcaGAAAACACACGGCACACCACCAAAAAACTGCCACAAAAATATCTAAAAGTTCTTCTATTATCTAGTGGAGGAGCATCAACTAGTACCACTAGTGGTACGTGAAAGACTCACTGaacttttaaaacaataatgaaGATGTAGTTATGCATaggtgttttgttttagtgcatttttttccttttaaattgcaaaatggCTATTGGCTGcccaaattgtgacattttcttgaaaaaaaataacaataaaatgccTCTAAAATCTTTCATAACTAATAACttcaggggaaaaaacaattgcTGAACGTGACCTATCCTACGGGCCACACTGCTCTTCTCATTTAGATCAAGTGACGTTGTTTGAAACCTTGGATGTGTCGACTTGGAGACCCCCTTGGAATTTTGGCCGTACCAGCTTATTGATGGCTATTTTGAACTGAAACTTGTCAGCCAATCGGAGGAGGGCTTCCCCGTGTAGCAGAAGTAAAAGGGTTGAGGAAGATAAGATGAGAAAGAATCAAGTTATAGTGTTTCACTCTCGTTTGAAGCCTTTTGACCTGATTTTCTTTAGGTGATGTCAAACAAAAACCTTTGCGACACAATAACTCATTTTCTCCAGAGCCCATCGCCAGAATTTCAAAATTAATGTGAAGTGACGGTGACCATTCCAAGCAGCCTCAACATGttgatagactttttttttttttgtcaaatcttgTTGTGTTGCCAGTTTTAAGTTCAGTACATTTTTGAAGTACACttcatttgtttaaatatggtagaaaacatttacatttaaatttcaagaatattttggtttctaacataatttttttttattttattttaagcttCATTTCAATGCAGTGTCAATATTCAAGCTGCATAATGTTACAATGGCtttcaataattaaaatatttttttagaaataaaacctCTGCATCCTTGTGATGCCTCTTAGGCCGTCATCTACTTTACTGAATTTGCATTTGAATGTTGGCCATTAGAGaggtagatatttttttttgacacgtTACTGAGTGTAAATTTTTTGAGAGCCGCACCTGTAGATGAACAAATAAACTTTGCATATAGTCAACAAATGACAATCTTCAGCCGAATGAAGTGAAAGTGGGTCATTACCCAAGCGGCACATCGTGGCTGTGACTCACTGTCGTATTATGCTAACGACATTCACACATTTCGCCCCCATCAGATTGAAACCTTCAAGAACCACAAAGTGGGTTTCCAGGTCCGCTTCCACTTCAGACGGAACCCGTACTTTCAGAACAACTTCATCATGAAGGAGCTGCACATCGGACTGGGAGGTACAAATGTATCACCTTATAgtgtgttgatttatttattttttttctgctatgACTTTTTCATCCAATCACAACCAAAGTGAATACTTTTGCGCCAGGGCCTGACCAATAtggaatcatttttaaaaattctgaTTCCAGTGTTTGGCAAACAAAAATTCCAACAGCAGATAATCTGGCCAATGAAACGAAAACATTTATAATgaataaagtcattttttgcTCCCTTAACACtgacaacaataaatatatgaatttgACTGTATTATACAGATGGACcgatatgtgtgttttttttctttgcccagagccgatactgattattattagtcaagaaggctgataaccgatatttggaactgatattcattttcactaaaagggaaaattcGAGTTGTTTTTCCTATTAAAAAGGACAttacatgttgttgtttttttgccgggggggggggggggtagcattTCTTCAACCATCCATTTTTCGATCCATTTATTCTTCATTCCAATGATAAAAGATTTGATATGTGAGTGTTCTGAGATAAGAGTGTGGCCACAGATTAAAGCAAACTCATATCTCAACTTaagttactgtattattatttgcaaaatCAATGTACATTTCATCAGTTTGTTGTTCTTTGTAAGATGATTTTGCTATATTaagcaattattattttctatccCAAAAAAATATCTGTCCTTTTGGCAGTTACTCCCATGTCCTTGTCCAACACCATCCTGTGGCATCGCGGCCACAACTTGACGGCCCACAGCGAACCCAGGAAGTTGTCACGCGGCGTCTACCAGACCTTTTTCAGCTGGTTTGGCGACCACAGCAATCCCGGTCAAGACGATGTCGCGCAGGTACGGCTGATGGCGAGCAAGTCACTGAAAGTggtggtgacttttttttttttccatgtctgTAGAACTGTTAAACTGGACCCCATGAATTAGATGAAAGCATTAAATCACGATGCTCAAActgattcattattattattatgttgttaTGCTACGTTTGGAAAAAGTTACACACTGGGTGGGATGGCGTACAATGGTGTCATTAAATGACTCAAGGCAACTTGTTCAACGGAGTGAAATTGTCTTTTTAAGGATATCCAATTCAGGAGGCTCGCTTTGCTGAACTGAACTTTTTACCTGCTCTGTTTGCTGTCTTCCAGATCCTGAAGGACGACCTGTACAGGGACCCTTTGAGATACTACCTCACGCCACTCTGGCAGCCGAGAGAGAACGGCAGGTGGGTGCATTCCCAATATTTATTGTGATATGGCATCCTATCCAGTTGAAGACATTTACGTTGTAAGAATAACAAAAGATGGATACAAAGTTTatttgtaccttctgccattgTGTGCAATAGCAATGCCCTGCCTTTCACTCTATGTCGCTGGCATTGATAGATGAACCCATATATTgcttagtgatgcaccgaaaaTTTGGAGCCGAAAAAATATtgccgaaataggatgttgtggtaacgcaagcaaaaaaacagcTGCAAGCAAACGTATGTATGAATTAAACGCCGAGGTGAGCGTTCCGCCTCAATGTTAATTCATGAGCAGTAGCCGAAAGCTAGCGTCTTGAGGCTAACCCGGTCGATCTCAAATCAGCGGCGAGGAATAATGGCAACGGCACAAAGTGTTAGCGGAAAGCAGCATCGTGACATCCTTATGGTGTGTGCGCCAGCCAGAGAGGAGGACGCGGAAGACAACACAAGGCAAGCGTGTGCGTGTAGCAGCTACACGCTAGCCTAGAGCGATCAAACGTCTTATTCTGCAACTGAAGCGTCGTAGCAAAATCGTTTGCTGCTCAAATGCAAATAAAGCCTCCGTTAAATAAGCAGCACGTCGCCCGGCTCCTTTACAtgataaatgaatttatttcacaTGACCGAGACGAGAGCTGCGTTATCAGCAGCGACCCAAATCGATCCAGGTTGACGAGTGACGGCATTCGAAAAAGTTCACAAAAGTAAAGCTTCGTCTCCAGATTAATACGTCCAACAATGTGCAGAAAAGCACCGCGTCTGTGTGCTAACGAGAACTTTATTTATCATAGAGTAACAAACGCAATGACATGACACTGCACTGTGTGCTTATTGTATACTTGtggttattctcattcatccacctCATTTATTTCTCAATCATTACTATAGTAATATGTGTGGAAAATGTGGACTGTAACTGATGGTTAATCGGAGTGatattaaacattgttttttattttgatttaaaaaaatatatatatatattttttattttattaattatttttggctTTTCGGTTTTCAGCCAAgcgtttctcattttcggttaaAAATTTCATTTCGGTGCTTCCCTAATATTGCTGCACGTGTTGTAAATTAATCTACATTTTTGTACCAATTAACTGACAAAATGACACGACGGCACACCCAATCTGTTTGTAATCCACATTATAGTGGATATGCTTTCTGCTGATCTACATGAGCAGTTCAATgtgctttattgtttttttttgctttttttttgttttgtttccccgATAACCAAACTGCTTTGTCTGTCCTGCAGTGATGGCGACGGCACCGCGGCAGATGAGCGCGGCAACGGCACTGGTGACGACTGTGTGGTAATCTCCGACTCGGACGAGGAAACTGGTGAGGCGGAACCAGGAGGCCACAGTGGcggagaggaagaagaggatgaaaaaggaggaggaggaggacgacaggaagaagaagaggaggaggaggaggaggaggagggggtgcCAAGTGCAGGTTGGTTACGTTTTGATTTGGGGCGCATTTACACTAGATCAGCAGTGCGCTAATTTTAGTGGCTACATTTGATTTTTACGTTGCAACGATGGGCAAGCTCATTTGAAgatgatgttttaaaaaaaaaaaaaagggggaaaagaaagaaaaatgcgcatttccataaaaaaaaaaaaaaatcattctcatGTTTTAAAAAGGAGGCTTTGAGCTGTTCAATGAtgctcccagttgaagtttactctCAAGCTTAAGATAAAGCAAAGACAATGACGTCCactagctgaatgctaatgctaacacataattgGATATGGACTAACTGACATTTATGTTGCCTTTTTATAACATGAAATTTGCATATTGGATATTTGAAGACGAACAGTTAAGCAAAACTGCTAGACAGATCATACTGACATCTTCTTGGTCTCCATTTACTGTAAGTCCCTATTTCTGTATTActttatactgcccccaagtggccaaggcACAGAGCAGCATTGAAATTCAGAATGATCCTTAAAACGTCTTAGACGACATTGAATTCATCTCATTCTAAAATCAAAGCATTCGTTGCCATTGAAATGTCTTAAACTGTCTTCTCCTCAGATGAGAGCCACGAAGAAGGTGAAAGTGGAGAAATTGTGATTGACGGTAAGTCAAGTGTTCCTTTGTTTGAGACTTTTGTTTACAAAGTGAAGCAAAAACCGAACGTGTTTGTTTGACGCGGCAGGCTCGGATGACAGCGAacaggaggacgaggaggccTGAAACGGGAAGATGGGAATGATGGCGGGTATGCCCGAGTTAAGTTATGcacaaaatgtcatatttttgtaatacacCAAAATATGATCTCTAGAagttttttaaatcagggttaACTTAATAAAAGCCAAGGCAAAGGTGACTTATGATTTTCTATGATATCTTCTAATACGGCACACTGTATGCAAGGATCGCTTTTTAgcaatgtaactttttttttttttcccggcagC
This window harbors:
- the LOC144054828 gene encoding protein phosphatase 1 regulatory subunit 3A, which gives rise to MSFLTIPSQESLFAPIKPGRSPDEAEGHLADDDDEDDDDDDEASENVRLIPRCSPVPRRRGASIHDETAEYLRIQAALAPGKRVSFADTTDGDLVDVREFVAFDSEDEEDSARWDEERAKYGPAEREPVFHVHPDFEPPGGDALLQAVRAHKLCMEHVGPVEDEPLAFSGLVRVLNVSFHKAVYIRSTMDNWETYFDHPAEYVDGSHDEETDKFSFKLSFAPPYVTHGSRIEFVVRYETTEGDHWDNNSHMNYAVSLLLSYKEESQETDRGHQEVKGIMRPPKDYSTCIDFDSANDEGETETSSTASEGREGPCPVIIPPDSEKEGRSMLEELDRKQQILQLSQ
- the tspy gene encoding testis specific protein Y-linked isoform X1 yields the protein MSESMDCEQGADSKPRKRCPSPDQDEGGSIPSKSSKVDDACNEVQDASERCKNGESAERAEQERHSMHEEGAESSQSASAPVNNSNSDEHKSKQGQSSKADRCSDAKDDADASTGPEPRNLLDQSDSDPAAIAAAEALASLTGRDGEDSRETPCSSKRVKQAKQGSKANRRGDQQVLGAHSKTRAAAADSSTCMYSADREDADDAENAGQGDESMCGSSSAPSSSFPSENEDNEDGECAIVSVKMAPEMRQSVALLAQVQMRLEALEKKSAWLHQRLELKIGRMRRPHLQQRSSITKTIPGFWVTALLNHPHLSAHIDETDEDALSYMTDLEIETFKNHKVGFQVRFHFRRNPYFQNNFIMKELHIGLGVTPMSLSNTILWHRGHNLTAHSEPRKLSRGVYQTFFSWFGDHSNPGQDDVAQILKDDLYRDPLRYYLTPLWQPRENGSDGDGTAADERGNGTGDDCVVISDSDEETGEAEPGGHSGGEEEEDEKGGGGGRQEEEEEEEEEEEGVPSADESHEEGESGEIVIDGSDDSEQEDEEA
- the tspy gene encoding testis specific protein Y-linked isoform X2, with the protein product MMRKTQAKVTNPCVDLLPHPAPLSRPRTRTMRTVQMRLEALEKKSAWLHQRLELKIGRMRRPHLQQRSSITKTIPGFWVTALLNHPHLSAHIDETDEDALSYMTDLEIETFKNHKVGFQVRFHFRRNPYFQNNFIMKELHIGLGVTPMSLSNTILWHRGHNLTAHSEPRKLSRGVYQTFFSWFGDHSNPGQDDVAQILKDDLYRDPLRYYLTPLWQPRENGSDGDGTAADERGNGTGDDCVVISDSDEETGEAEPGGHSGGEEEEDEKGGGGGRQEEEEEEEEEEEGVPSADESHEEGESGEIVIDGSDDSEQEDEEA